CGCCTGCACCACGTGGTCGTCGCCGGGGGCGAGGAGGCGCTTCCGTACGCGGCGCTCGACGGTCCGCTCACCGACGAGCCCGGGCCCGCCCTGGTCACGGCCGAGCGGCACCGCAGACGGCTCGCGGGCGGCAGCGCCGACCACTTCACGGGGATGGGCGCGAAGCAGGTCCTGGACGCGCACCCGGCGCGCCTGGCCGACCTGCTGATGGACCGCAGGCGCCGCTCCCTGGTGCGGCCGGTGACGGCGCTCGCGAAGGCCTCGGGCCCGTCGGCGGGGTCGCTCCTGGTGCCGCTGACGGTCTACCGGGCGGCGCGGAAGCTGGCCCGTACCCCGTACCGGACGGGTCTGGAGGCGGCGGCCCGCCGGGTCCTGGAGGCGAACCGGACGGCCCCGGACGGCTTCGGGCCGTTGGAGGCCTCGCTCTCGGCGCTCACCTGGTCGCGGCCGGGTCCCGCGGCGCGCTGGCTGACGGGGGAGGCCCTCGCTGAAGTATCGGTTCGCCTGAACCGGGCGGCGACGCTCCCGACGTCCGTCCAGCGCCCCGGCGAAGCACGCGCGCGTGCCGCCCTCGCCCGCGCGGCCGCCGACCACCGGGTCCTGGAACAGGCGGCGGAGATCCGCGGCCAGCGCCTCCACGCCCCGTTCCTCGACAACCAGGTCGTACGGGCCTGCCGTGACCTCCCCGAATCGCTGCGGGTCCAGCCGGACGCCCGGGCCGGCGTCCTGCGCACCGTCCTGTCCGGCGCCGGCGTCCACGAGCTCCCCCAGGGCTGGGGCGCCCCCCACCCGGCCGTCCCGGCCGCCGCCTCACGCGCGGGCCTGCGCGCCGCGCTCCCCCAGCTCCTCGCCCTCTTCGACGCGCCGCTCCTCGCGGACGCGGGCCTGATCGAGGCCCGCGTGGTCCGCAGGGCCCTCCAAGCCGCGGCCGACGGCGCCCCCGTCCCCCTCGACGGCCTCGCCGACCTCGTCTCCACCGAACTCTGGCTCCACCGCCTCCTCGCCCGCCGAGGTTCCTGCTGGACCAACACGACGGAACCCCGCTCGCACCGCGCGGTCCAGGGCCCCCTGATCCCCGCGTCGAGGAGATCGCTGCCGGCCTGAGCCCCGCCAGGACGCACGGGGCGGCTCCGTCCACAGGCTGGGGACACGGGTCCCGCCGCGCCCCGGCACTCGGGGACTCACCCGGGTAAACCCCGAGGCGCGGGCGTGGGCCACCCGACACAATGGGTCGGTGCGGTATCTCATCCTCGGCACCACCGAGGCCCTTCGGCCCGACGGCACCCCGCTTCCCCTCGGCGGCGCCCGGCTGCGCGCGCTGCTCGCCGCCCTCGCGCTGCGCGGCGGACGCGCCGTCTCCGTCGGTGAGCTCGCCGACGACGTGTACGGGGACGACCCGCCGCAGGACGCCCCCGCCGCCCTCCAGGCCCTGATCGGCCGGCTCCGCCGCATCCTCGGCCGGGAGGCCGTCGACTCCACCCCCGGCCCCGGCTACCGGCTCGCCGCCGGTCCCGACGACATCGACCTGTACGTCTTCCAGCGCCGGGCCAGGGAAGGAGCCGCCCGCCTCGACGCCGGCGACCCCGACACCGCCGCCGCCCTCCTCCGCGAGGCCCTCGGCCTCTTCCGCGGCCCCGCCCTCGCCGACCTGCCCGACCCGGCCGGCGTCCGCCCCGAGGCCCAGCGGCTCGCGGCGCTCCGGCAGCGCGTCGAGGCCGATCTGCGCCGGGGCGCCACCGACGGACTCGTACCGGAGCTGACCGAGCTCGCCACCACGTACCCGTACGACGAGGCCTTCCGCGCCCAGCTCATCCGCGCCCTGCGCGCCGAGGGCCGGCACGCCGACGCCCTCACCGCGTACGAGTCGGCCCGCCGCACCCTCGCCGACGCCCTCGGCGCCGACC
This is a stretch of genomic DNA from Streptomyces sp. R44. It encodes these proteins:
- a CDS encoding asparagine synthase-related protein, whose translation is MRWLVGWSSVAASFATTAGGRAGAVSGAYGSSSPYDPGYAAGPDRAAEGRTVQPVGAQLLWGDPDPLWAVGDWRPDEVRVVAVDDRTRLAVLGCCAASDEELRIGLLTARGGALRHLTAWPGSYTAVVQTGRRVTVTGDLAGARPVFHTPWAGGTAYATAALPLADLVEAQLDIGHLAALLACPETPEALRDSTPYEGVRRVPPGHALILREGSREITGYEQVASLAVAAAVADPRQAVEGVRDALVEAVRARLTAPRHAPEVPLPDPGPVPGMGPADRRAARGAGPAPGIGADLSGGSASGTLALLAAGLPGVPGTITGLGTGAGERLIAVTFNDLATRAGARRTAELERARTIAADPRLHHVVVAGGEEALPYAALDGPLTDEPGPALVTAERHRRRLAGGSADHFTGMGAKQVLDAHPARLADLLMDRRRRSLVRPVTALAKASGPSAGSLLVPLTVYRAARKLARTPYRTGLEAAARRVLEANRTAPDGFGPLEASLSALTWSRPGPAARWLTGEALAEVSVRLNRAATLPTSVQRPGEARARAALARAAADHRVLEQAAEIRGQRLHAPFLDNQVVRACRDLPESLRVQPDARAGVLRTVLSGAGVHELPQGWGAPHPAVPAAASRAGLRAALPQLLALFDAPLLADAGLIEARVVRRALQAAADGAPVPLDGLADLVSTELWLHRLLARRGSCWTNTTEPRSHRAVQGPLIPASRRSLPA